From the genome of Vicia villosa cultivar HV-30 ecotype Madison, WI unplaced genomic scaffold, Vvil1.0 ctg.002782F_1_1, whole genome shotgun sequence:
GTATGTTTAGGACTAAaaacaagtaaatatattttaaaaacaaatattttttaggactaaaaacaagtatatagtttatatatgaTTCACTGTATATATTATTTTGGGACTAAAAACAAGTATATAGTTTATACGTTTAGAAAAAGACAAATATTGAATATAATTAAACATGATTCACATGTGCAGTATGGAACATTACCAATtatatcgtagttggatgtatgaTAGAATGTTTCCTGGACGACATGGGCTTAAACCACTTTTTATGGAAGGAGTTGCCGCGTTTCTCTCGTAtgcgtttgctcaagaatgttgtcgcAGGGAAGGAGGGGTAAGGTGTCCGTGCTTAAAGTGTGGTTGCAGAAATATTATTAGTGACCCTTGTGAAGTGAAACGTCACTTGGAGAGAGTAGGTTTTAGGCCAAATTACTGGGTTTGGACATCTAATGGAGAAACAATGCAGGAGATTAATAGAGAGACTTCTAGCAGTCAAACACATATAGAACCAGATATAAATAGAGTTGATCCAGGGAGTAGTTCATCAGATATGCAATGCCAGGAGCAATTTAATCTCGTTGAGGAGATGTTCATTGACGCATTAGGGGTGAATGTGGCGTACGATGAACCACAAGACttagatggagaagagctcccgaaTGAGAAAGCTCAAAGGTTTTATCAACTgttgaaagaaataaatataccATTGTTTGAGGGGTCTTTTGACTCTAagctatcaatgtgtgtgagacttTTGGCTGCAAaatcaaattggaatgttcctgatcagtgtttagaATTCTTTGTGAGAATGATGTTGGACGCGACTCATGTGAAAGAAAACATGCCTACAAGTTATTATGATGCAAAGAGGATGGTGTCAAAGTTAGGATTAGAAGTAAAAAAGATTGATTATGGCATTAgaggttgcatgttgttttatgacaacgAGTTTGGTACAAATGATGGGgaattggaggaatgtaagttttgcgaGAGTCCGAGGTATTTAGTTAGCAGTAAAGGAGTTGACCAAAGGCAAAATCGCATTGCAGCGAAATCTATGTTCTATCTACCAATAATACCTAGGTTGCAAAGAACGTTTGCAccaatgcacagtgcaagccaAATGGCATGGCACCATACAAACAGAATTAGTTCAGGCATGATGCGACATCCATCTGACGGCGAGGCATGGAAATACTTTGATAGAATTCATCCTGAATTTGCACTTGAACCCAGGAATGTCCGACTTGGATTATGCTCAGTTGGTTTCACTCCTTATAATTTTTCAGGAAATgaatattcttgttggccagttattgttacTCCGTACAatctccctcctgagatgtgcatgacgaaACCTTACATGTTTTTGACATGCATCATTCGGGGACCGTCAAGTCCAAAGGCGGGAATCGATGTTTATttgcaacctttaattgatgatctcAAGAGGCTGTGGGTGGGAGCGTGGACTTATGATGTGTCtcataaacaaaattttaatatgcGAGCGGCTTTGATGTGGACAATTAATGACTTTcctgcatatggcatgttgtctgtaTGGGGTACACATGGTAAAATGGGATGTCCATGAATCACATAAAAGCCTTTACTTtggactttggtgggaaaagttcgtggtttgactgtcatcgTAGGTTCTTACCTACCAACCATGAATTTAGAAGGAATAAAGATGCTTTTAGAAAAGGAATAAAAGTAAAAGATTTACCTCCCCCTCGATTGTCATCGACTCAAGTATCATCCACTCCACCTATATTAACCACCGAAATGCTTGAAACTTTGAGAAACTTGGCAAATACTGAGGCAGCACAACAAGTAGCAGCaagaaatttggaaattgaagagatgaagaaaaaacaattagagatgcaggaggaaatgcaaagaagagaaagagagttaCGAGAAGAAATGAGGAGAGAATTTAAGGAAGAAATGAGGAGGCAGGCACAAGAGTATCAAGAAGCAATGTGAATTGCAAGTGAGCGGTCACAAAGGTTTGATCAATTTTTCGCTTCACAAAATATGGGTGGTGGATTTGGAGGAATTAGTGGATATGGAGGAGTTAATGAAGAAGAGGAGAAACAAGATGGGGGGAATAATTAAATTTacatatttaagtttattttaatttgtatggaacaatttgtgttaactattttgaacttatttttaaatagtgttgtaattttgtatggagtttcatttttattatatttgcttaaatattaattattatatgtattataataattttgttttagtttgaattattatatatattttaatttaaattatattatgattatatatatatatatatatatatatatatatatatatatatatatatatatatatatatatatatattaattatatatatatatatatatatatattaattattaggtACGAATTTgtgaattatattttttttcatatgaaAAACAATTTGCGAGGGGCTAATCCCCAAGCAAAAAGAAAAATATGTCATGCATTTTTTGAGGGGCTAATCCCCAAGCAAAATATCTGATGCAGTTTGCCCCCTTGTAGACTACTAGCTGGTGCCTACATCTGTAGGCTACAGATGGGAAAATTATGTCTTGCATTTTGCGAGGGGCTAATCCCCAAGCAATTTAGCGTAGTTTAAAGCCCCTCGGTAATGGATTTGCGACCCCCTGTTTTGCTAGGGGAGTTATCCCCTCGCAAATTGTGCATTTGTAAGGGGTTTTTGCCTTTAGTGAGGGGTTTAGCCCCTGGCAAAATGCAGTTATTCTTGTAGTGGAGATCTTGCGCCTCTTCTAGAGTTCGGGATTCGGTTCGTTTTAAATAAAGTGTTCTTCGACAAAAGGCTAGATGCACGTGGCTTGCGGAAGGAGATTCTAACTCTAAGTTTTTTCATAAGGCAATCAAGAAGCGTGCTAAAAGGAATGCGATTTTGGAGTTAAACACTTCTAATGGTTGGATAGACAATATGGATTTGATAAAAGAAGAAGTGATGAGCCATTTTGGGAAGAGATTTGAGGAAACAATGCACTTGAGACCTTTTTTAGATGGTGTAAATTTTGCTTCTATTTCTCACTTGGATGCCTTGTCCCTTGAGTTACCATTTTCGGAAGAGGAAATTAAAGAGGTTGTTTAGAAGTGTGATGGTGATAACAGTCTGGGGCCGGATGGTTTTTCTATGGAGTTTTACAAGTGTTGTTGGCCTTTCTTGAAAGATGAAATCGTTGGTTTTGTAAATGAGTTCCATGCCTATGCCATCTTACCCAAAGTGGTCACTACTTCTTTTTTGGCCTTGATTCCGAAAGTTGATAATCATGTCATGTTGGATGATTATCGACCCATTTGTCTCATTGGTAGTATGTATAGGATTTTGTCTAAATTACTTGCTTCAAGGTTGAAAGTGATGATGGATAAACTTATTTCTCATTGCCAATCCGCTTTTATTCCTAATAGGAATATGCTTGATGGGGTTCTTGTGGTTAATGAATTGCTTGATTTTGCAACAAGAAATAAGAGGAGTTATATGTTGGTGAAGGTGGATTTTGAGAAGGCCTATGATTGTGTTTCGTGGGAGTTTCTTAGATACCTTTTGCGTAGGATGGGGTTCGGTTTAAAGTGGTGAAAATGGATCGAAGCTTTAGTGTTCAATAGTTCCATGTCCGTTCTTGTTAACGGAAGCACGACGTGAGAATTTTCAATTACTAAAGGATTAAGGCAAGGAGATCCTTTgtctcctttccttttcttgttgGTGGCAGAGGGTTTGACGAGTATGGTGAAGAAAGCTTCTTCTTTAGGTGAGTTAAAAGGTTTTCGGTTGGATGCTCATAATCAATTTGAGATTCTCCAATTTGCCGATGACACGATATTGATTGGTGAGGACTCTTGGAACAATCTTTGGACTTTTAAGGCTATTCTTAGAGGGTTTGAACTTGTTTCTGGATTACGTGTGAATTTGAATAAGAGTCGGCTTTTTGGTGTGAATCTTGACCCGGGGTTTATCCAAGTTAGAGAATCTTTTCTAAACTACGAGATTGGTTTGTCTTCCTTTGTGTTTCTTTGTATACCGGTTGGAATTAATCCTAGAAGATGTGACATGTGGAGACTGCTAGTTTCAAGATTAAGGAAGAGAATTGGAAGTTGGCATAATAGACAACTTTCGATTGGCGGAAGGGTCGTTCTTTTGAATTCCATCTTATCTAGCATCCCAATTTTTCGTTTATCTTTTTATAAGGCTCTGAAGTCCATCATTAACGAGATCATTGCGATTCAACGGTCTTTTCTTTGGTGTGGTGAAGAAGACAAGAAGAAGATTAATTGGATTAGTTGGGATACTGTGTGTCTTCCCAAAAAAGAAGGAGGGATTGGTGTAAATCATTGTGGGAAGTTCAATTATGCGCTTCTTAGCAAATGGAAGTGGCACATTTTGAATGCGGAGACTTCTTTATGGACTAACATTCTTTTTTGTAGGTATGGATATATTCAAAGAGCAATGCTAAACGAACCTTCTTATCATTCGCGTGATAAAGTTTTGCTTTGGTGGAAGGATCTTTGCTCAGTTGGTTTTGTGGACTTGGAGTCACCATCAAATTGGTTTAAATCTTCCATCTCTTACAAACTTGGAAAGAGCCTTTCTTTGGAATTTTGGTTTGATGCTTAGTTAGGTACAACACCTCTTGGAATCCTTTTTCCGGATTTAATTTCGTTGTCGGATAATCCGCATGCAAAGGTGGCCGATATGGGGAGTTGGGAAGGCGAAATATGGCATTGGTCTCTTGGTATTTATTGTGATCCGGAGGACGGGGCAGTCGTGGCGCAATTGCATGAGTTGGTGATTCTTCTCGCGCCGATTCAGCCATGTTTCTCGATTGATGATTCGTTTGTGTGGTGGAGAAATCCTTCCGAGTTCACGGTGAGTAATGCTTATGACACAATCTTGTTACTTGAAATTACGAGACCTCTGTTGAATAATTCGGTCTCCTTAGCTTTCTCTCGTTTATGGAAGACAAAGGTTCCTAGTGGTATTCATCTTTTCGGTTGGAGATTGATTTGGAATAGActttcttcgaaagcgaaattggCAAAACATGGAGCATTACTAGATCCTAATTTGTTGGTGTGCTCTTTGTGTGGTCGGTTTCCAGAAGATTTAGAACACCTTTTTCTTCATTGTGACATTGCTAGAGATTGGTGAATTAAATTGCTTCTTTGGCTTCGTTTGGATGACATCACTCCGATCGGTACTATTTTGGAGCGGATTGTTTGCTTGGAGACTTCTTGTAAGTTTCACTTTCGTTTGGATGTGTGTGGGTTTTTTGGATTGATTTTTTGTTGGGCTATTTGGATGTGTAGGAATGAAGTTATTTTTAAAGGGACTATTGTATCTAAGTTTGATGGGATGAGGTTTATCAAATTCATCTCATGGGAATGGTTCATGACTTTTTTTAAGGTGAATGACACTTTACTTTGACCGGATTGGTGTGTCAATCCGAGACCGTTTTTTAGGtagtttgctttgtttgttcttTGCCCGGTTGCATCCGGTTGGGGGATCATGtccatctttttattttttgccttttttactCCTTCTAACCTTGTTTGGGTTAAGCACCCCTAGTCctttgattataaaaaaaaaacatattttactataaaaacacaCGTTAAACATATTTTATCCTAATCCTAACTTATATGTTGTCATCCCAAACTCACACGCATCTTACTTTGTGAGAGTTACAAAATAGAAAGAATATTTGATGTTCTTCTatcttaaacaaaatattttttccgCCATTGCAAtttatctcacataatggtgttgatgttgttgttgtatttttgaaaTAATCTTCCTATGTTGTCTATCAAAGAAAACAATATTGTTTTTCTCGATTGACAACATTGAGAAATTTACTCCTAAATTTGTTGTAAATTGCAAGCAATTGCATCACACAAAAATGGTGAAtggtaaaaaaattgaaaaggaaacaagacatgttactttcaatttttta
Proteins encoded in this window:
- the LOC131639800 gene encoding uncharacterized protein LOC131639800 — protein: MEHYQLYRSWMYDRMFPGRHGLKPLFMEGVAAFLSYAFAQECCRREGGVRCPCLKCGCRNIISDPCEVKRHLERVGFRPNYWVWTSNGETMQEINRETSSSQTHIEPDINRVDPGSSSSDMQCQEQFNLVEEMFIDALGVNVAYDEPQDLDGEELPNEKAQRFYQLLKEINIPLFEGSFDSKLSMCVRLLAAKSNWNVPDQCLEFFVRMMLDATHVKENMPTSYYDAKRMVSKLGLEVKKIDYGIRGCMLFYDNEFGTNDGELEECKFCESPRYLVSSKGVDQRQNRIAAKSMFYLPIIPRLQRTFAPMHSASQMAWHHTNRISSGMMRHPSDGEAWKYFDRIHPEFALEPRNVRLGLCSVGFTPYNFSGNEYSCWPVIVTPYNLPPEMCMTKPYMFLTCIIRGPSSPKAGIDVYLQPLIDDLKRLWVGAWTYDVSHKQNFNMRAALMWTINDFPAYGMLSVWGTHGKMGCP
- the LOC131639801 gene encoding uncharacterized protein LOC131639801; translated protein: MGSWEGEIWHWSLGIYCDPEDGAVVAQLHELVILLAPIQPCFSIDDSFVWWRNPSEFTVSNAYDTILLLEITRPLLNNSVSLAFSRLWKTKVPSGIHLFGWRLIWNRLSSKAKLAKHGALLDPNLLVCSLCGRFPEDLEHLFLHCDIARDW